Proteins encoded in a region of the Vibrio sp. CB1-14 genome:
- the gltB gene encoding glutamate synthase large subunit: MVDREQNTQGLYTPELEHDACGIGFVAHLKNRKSHDVVTQALDMLARMEHRGGQGCDPCSGDGAGILLQKPHEFLLEETVKLGIKLPSFEKYGVGVVLFPKDEHKRAQCRDILERNAQRLDLEVIGYRVLPTDNSMIGADPLSTEPQFEHVFVTGGPGCTPEELERKLYVLRNYTVRVCLESVSNIGDDFYINSMSYKTLVYKGQLTTEQVPQYFLDLQNPTMVTALALVHSRFSTNTFPRWRLAQPFRYIAHNGEINTVRGNLNWMKAREAIIESDLFTQAEIDMLLPICQEGSSDSSNFDMALELLVLSGRSLPHALMMMIPEAWQENKNMDPTRRAFYQYHANVMEPWDGPASVCFTDGVQVGATLDRNGLRPSRYTVTKDDFLVMASESGVVDIEPENVEFRGRLQPGRIFVADLEQGRIISDEEVKDGIASAQPYQKWVEENLLSLKKLPDASNEFSQPSPEKLLHKQQAFGVSSEEVNEIIVPMAKDGKEPLSAMGADWPLAILSHQSQHLSNYFKQLFAQVTNPPIDPIRERMVMSLNTYLGKDQNLLAESPEHCQKVELESPVLSNSELEKLRAIDNEHLQAKTLDIVFQASEDEGKLERALKRICQYAEDAVIDGYSIILLTDRAVNSNHAAIPAMLAVGAVHHHLIRKGLRAKCDIVVETGDARETHHFATLVGYGANAVNPYLVIETMVELQRTKKLDPEASISELFENYRKSINGGLLKIFSKMGISTLQSYHGAQIFEALGVSKSVVEKYFTGTVSRIQGLTIDDIAREVLIRHRVGFPTREIPVQVLDVGGVYQWKQRGEKHLFNPETISLLQESTRSKNYAQFKQYAKAVDDQGDNAATLRSQLDFVKNPAGSIPLEEVEPIESILKRFATGAMSFGSISYEAHSTLAVAMNRIGAKSNSGEGGEDPTRFERKENGDWERSAIKQVASGRFGVTSYYLTNSEEIQIKMAQGAKPGEGGQLPGDKVDDWIGATRHSTPGVGLISPPPHHDIYSIEDLAQLIYDLKNANRAGRVNVKLVSEAGVGTIASGVAKAKADVVLIAGFDGGTGASPMSSIRHTGLPWELGLAETHQTLLKNGLRNRIVVQSDGQMKTPRDLAVATLLGAEEWGVATAALVVEGCIMMRKCHKNTCPVGIATQNKTLRERFDGRVEDVVTFFQYMAEGLREVMAELGFRTIDEMVGQSQKLKIRDDIGHWKYKNLDLSPVLHIQPAREEDGVYNQTEQNHNLEQVLDRKLIQAAIPALEKGEAVNAEFPIINTDRSAGTMLSNEISKVYKDQGLPQPMNVKFNGSAGQSFGAFLAKGVKFEVEGDANDYWGKGLSGGTLVLYPDAKSSIVAEDNIVVGNVCFYGATSGESYIRGMAGERFCVRNSGAKVVVEGVGDHGCEYMTGGVAVILGSTGRNFAAGMSGGVAYVWDKAGDFETKLNPELVDLDPIEQEDRELLLDMLTKHVEFTGSEVAQSFLDNFEASIASLVKVMPRDYKAVLLKRKAEAEQAQTEEVEAV, encoded by the coding sequence ATCTAGAAGTGATTGGCTACCGCGTGCTGCCAACCGACAACTCTATGATTGGTGCTGACCCACTAAGCACAGAGCCTCAATTTGAACACGTATTCGTAACGGGCGGCCCTGGCTGCACACCGGAAGAACTTGAACGCAAGCTTTACGTCCTTCGCAACTACACGGTTCGTGTATGTCTAGAAAGCGTGTCAAACATCGGTGATGACTTCTACATCAACTCGATGTCTTACAAGACGTTGGTGTATAAAGGTCAGCTGACGACAGAGCAAGTACCTCAGTACTTCTTAGATCTACAAAATCCAACGATGGTGACAGCACTTGCGCTGGTTCACTCTCGTTTCTCTACCAATACTTTCCCAAGATGGCGCCTAGCGCAGCCTTTCCGTTACATTGCCCACAACGGTGAAATCAACACAGTTCGCGGTAACTTGAACTGGATGAAGGCGCGTGAAGCTATCATCGAATCTGACTTGTTCACACAAGCAGAAATCGACATGCTGCTTCCTATCTGTCAAGAAGGTAGCTCGGATTCATCAAACTTCGATATGGCACTTGAGCTCCTAGTTCTGTCTGGTCGTAGCCTGCCACACGCGCTAATGATGATGATTCCTGAAGCGTGGCAAGAAAACAAAAACATGGATCCAACCCGTCGTGCGTTCTACCAGTACCACGCCAACGTTATGGAACCATGGGATGGCCCAGCATCGGTCTGTTTCACTGACGGTGTTCAGGTAGGTGCAACGCTTGACCGTAACGGCCTGCGTCCATCACGTTATACCGTGACCAAAGATGACTTCCTAGTCATGGCGTCCGAATCTGGTGTTGTCGACATTGAGCCAGAGAACGTTGAGTTCCGTGGTCGTCTACAGCCAGGTCGTATCTTCGTTGCTGACCTAGAGCAAGGTCGTATCATCTCTGATGAAGAAGTGAAAGATGGCATTGCAAGTGCTCAGCCATACCAGAAATGGGTGGAAGAGAACCTACTTAGCCTGAAGAAGCTTCCAGATGCGAGCAACGAATTCAGCCAACCTTCTCCAGAGAAATTACTGCACAAACAGCAAGCGTTTGGTGTTAGCTCGGAAGAAGTAAACGAAATCATTGTCCCTATGGCAAAAGATGGCAAAGAGCCACTTTCTGCAATGGGTGCTGACTGGCCACTGGCGATCCTTTCGCACCAGTCACAACATCTGTCCAACTACTTTAAACAGCTATTTGCTCAGGTAACCAACCCACCAATCGACCCGATTCGTGAGCGTATGGTGATGTCTCTGAACACTTACCTAGGTAAAGATCAGAACCTACTGGCAGAATCGCCAGAGCACTGCCAAAAAGTTGAGCTTGAGTCTCCTGTTCTGTCTAACTCAGAACTTGAGAAGTTGCGTGCTATCGATAATGAGCACCTACAAGCTAAGACACTGGATATCGTATTCCAAGCTAGCGAAGACGAAGGCAAGCTAGAGCGCGCCCTAAAACGTATCTGCCAATACGCGGAAGACGCGGTTATCGATGGTTACTCAATCATCTTGCTAACTGACCGTGCCGTGAACTCTAACCACGCCGCTATCCCAGCGATGCTGGCGGTTGGCGCAGTTCACCACCACCTAATCCGTAAAGGCTTGCGTGCTAAGTGTGACATCGTGGTTGAAACGGGCGACGCACGTGAAACGCACCACTTTGCAACACTAGTGGGCTACGGCGCGAACGCAGTGAACCCATACCTAGTTATCGAAACTATGGTAGAGCTACAGCGCACTAAGAAGCTTGATCCAGAAGCTAGCATCTCTGAGTTGTTCGAGAACTACCGTAAGTCTATCAACGGCGGTCTTCTGAAGATCTTCTCGAAGATGGGTATCTCAACGCTGCAGTCTTACCACGGTGCACAGATCTTCGAGGCACTTGGCGTAAGCAAGTCAGTGGTTGAGAAATACTTCACTGGCACGGTTTCTCGTATTCAAGGTCTAACCATTGATGACATCGCGAGAGAAGTACTGATCCGTCACCGTGTTGGCTTCCCAACGCGTGAGATCCCAGTACAAGTTCTTGATGTCGGTGGTGTTTACCAGTGGAAACAACGTGGTGAGAAACACCTGTTTAACCCAGAAACTATCTCGCTACTACAAGAGTCGACTCGCAGCAAAAATTACGCTCAGTTTAAGCAATACGCGAAAGCGGTTGATGACCAAGGCGACAACGCTGCAACACTGCGTAGCCAGCTAGACTTTGTTAAGAACCCAGCAGGTTCAATCCCTCTAGAGGAAGTTGAGCCAATTGAAAGCATCCTTAAGCGTTTTGCAACGGGTGCAATGTCGTTCGGCTCTATCTCGTACGAAGCTCACTCTACTCTTGCTGTAGCAATGAACCGCATTGGCGCTAAGTCGAACTCAGGCGAAGGTGGTGAAGACCCAACTCGTTTCGAACGTAAAGAAAACGGCGATTGGGAACGCTCTGCGATCAAGCAGGTTGCATCAGGTCGCTTTGGTGTTACCTCTTACTACCTAACCAACTCTGAAGAAATTCAGATCAAGATGGCACAGGGTGCAAAACCGGGCGAAGGTGGTCAGCTACCAGGTGATAAAGTCGATGACTGGATCGGTGCGACTCGTCACTCCACTCCAGGCGTTGGTCTAATCTCGCCACCGCCGCACCACGATATCTACTCAATCGAAGATTTGGCTCAGCTGATCTACGACTTGAAGAATGCGAACCGTGCTGGTCGCGTAAACGTAAAACTGGTATCGGAAGCAGGCGTTGGTACTATCGCCTCAGGTGTAGCGAAAGCGAAAGCGGACGTTGTCCTTATTGCAGGTTTCGATGGTGGTACAGGTGCATCACCAATGTCTTCCATTCGCCACACTGGTCTTCCTTGGGAGCTCGGTTTGGCAGAAACACACCAAACGCTTCTGAAGAACGGTCTACGTAACCGTATCGTGGTTCAATCTGATGGTCAGATGAAAACGCCACGTGACCTTGCCGTTGCGACCTTGCTAGGTGCAGAGGAATGGGGTGTAGCAACAGCCGCTCTGGTTGTTGAAGGCTGTATCATGATGCGTAAGTGTCACAAGAACACCTGTCCTGTCGGTATCGCAACACAAAACAAAACGCTACGTGAGCGCTTTGATGGCCGCGTAGAAGATGTCGTCACCTTCTTCCAATACATGGCTGAAGGCCTGCGTGAAGTAATGGCAGAGCTTGGGTTCCGCACTATCGACGAAATGGTTGGTCAGTCTCAGAAACTGAAGATCCGTGACGACATCGGCCACTGGAAATACAAGAACCTAGACCTATCGCCAGTTCTGCACATTCAACCTGCACGTGAAGAAGACGGTGTTTACAACCAAACAGAGCAAAACCATAACCTAGAACAGGTTCTAGACCGTAAGTTGATTCAAGCGGCTATCCCAGCACTTGAGAAGGGTGAAGCCGTTAACGCTGAATTCCCAATCATCAACACGGATCGCTCTGCAGGTACCATGCTATCGAACGAAATCTCTAAAGTTTACAAAGACCAGGGTCTACCACAGCCAATGAACGTTAAGTTTAACGGCAGCGCTGGTCAGTCATTCGGTGCTTTCCTTGCTAAGGGCGTGAAGTTCGAAGTAGAAGGTGACGCGAACGATTACTGGGGTAAAGGTCTATCTGGCGGTACGCTAGTACTGTACCCAGATGCGAAATCGAGCATTGTTGCTGAAGACAACATCGTTGTTGGTAACGTTTGTTTCTACGGTGCAACGTCTGGTGAATCGTACATCCGCGGTATGGCTGGCGAGCGCTTCTGTGTTCGTAACTCTGGCGCGAAAGTTGTGGTTGAAGGCGTGGGTGACCACGGCTGTGAATACATGACTGGCGGTGTGGCGGTTATCTTAGGCTCAACAGGTCGTAACTTTGCTGCCGGCATGAGTGGTGGTGTGGCATATGTTTGGGATAAAGCCGGTGACTTTGAAACCAAGCTAAACCCAGAATTGGTCGACCTAGACCCAATCGAACAAGAAGATCGCGAACTACTACTAGACATGCTAACTAAGCATGTGGAGTTCACAGGAAGTGAAGTCGCTCAGTCGTTCTTAGACAACTTTGAAGCCAGCATTGCATCGCTAGTGAAAGTGATGCCACGCGACTACAAAGCGGTGCTACTAAAGCGCAAAGCAGAAGCTGAGCAAGCTCAAACGGAAGAAGTGGAGGCAGTATAA
- the gltB gene encoding glutamate synthase large subunit, whose product MALYDPSLVKDNCGFGLIAHMQGQPSHKLVRTAISALDRMTHRGGINSDGKTGDGCGLLLQKPDSYFRLIAEENQWNLAKQYAVGMMFLSKDPVKAQSAKDIIHQELSKETLTISGWRDVPTNEDVLGPIALSSLPNIVQVFISAPAGWREQDVERRLYIAKRRIEKRITEDQDFYICSLSTQVIVYKGLCMPADLPRFYLDLADLRMESSICLFHQRFSTNTQPRWPLAQPFRYLAHNGEINTIEGNRQWAKARAYKFASPLLPDLQTAAPFVNETGSDSSSLDNMLDLFLSGGMDIFRAMRMLVPPAWQNHPDMDADLRAFYDFNSKHMEPWDGPAGIVLSDGRYAACNLDRNGLRPARYVITKDNLITLASEVGIWDYAPDEVAEKGRVGPGELLVVDTQEGELWHSDDIDNDLKSRHPYREWMENNVHKLTPFSALEDDQVGERSFDETVLKTYQKQFAMTNEETDQVLRVLGDMAQEAVGSMGDDTPMAVLSSKERLVTDYFRQKFAQVTNPPIDPLREKHVMSLATSVGQEMNVFCETDGHAYRVTFDSPVLLYSDMQQLLELSDKHYRNTILDINYDPNEKDLKQALLDLCDHAETVVKEGTVLVVLSDRALVKGKLPIPAAMAVGAVQTRLIDANLRCDANIIVETATARDPHQFAVLLGFGATAVYPYLAYEALGKLVDDGAIDKSYRNVMQNYQYGINKGLYKIMSKMGISTIASYRCSQLFEAVGLHRDVVDLCFTGVTTRIQGASFEDFQQDLFNLSRKAWAKRKPVEHGGLLKYVHDGEYHAYNPDVVGTLQQAVKSGEASDYKSYAKQVNDRPVAMLRDLMQLKKADNALPLEQIEPNTELFKRFDSAAMSIGALSPEAHEALAMAMNKLGGYSNSGEGGEDPRRFGTNRNSRIKQIASGRFGVTPHYLTNADVLQIKVAQGAKPGEGGQLPGHKVTAEIAKLRHSVQGVTLISPPPHHDIYSIEDLAQLIFDLKQVNPDALVSVKLVSEPGVGTIATGVAKAYADLITISGYDGGTAASPLTSVKYAGCPWELGLAETQQALVANNLRHKIRLQVDGGLKTGLDVVKAAILGAESFGFGTAPMVAMGCKFLRICHLNNCATGVATQDETLRKEYFKGLPEMVVNYFTGLADEVRELLAELGVEKLTDLIGRTDLLEAVEGMTAKQSKLDLSNILEAPVSPQSHPLYWTEPNQPFDKAELNQKIVEQTKTAVENRSGGSFYFDVRNTDRSVGARLSGSVAKRYGNQGMATSPIKLYLDGTAGQSLGVWNAGGVEIYLTGDANDYVGKGMAGGKLVIKPHVGTTFTCNDATIVGNTCLYGATGGKLYAAGTAGERFGVRNSGTIAVIEGAGDNACEYMTGGIVAILGATGVNFGAGMTGGFAYVMDSNDDFEGRVNTESVEAISLSDLYIHQEHLRGLIAEHLEETGSVHAEHILANFDEWIPKFYLVKPKAADLRTLLGHQSRSAAELRVQAQ is encoded by the coding sequence ATGGCTCTTTACGATCCAAGTCTTGTAAAAGACAACTGTGGATTTGGCCTGATTGCGCATATGCAAGGTCAACCCAGTCACAAACTGGTTCGCACCGCAATCTCAGCACTGGACCGCATGACTCACCGTGGCGGCATCAACTCAGATGGAAAAACCGGCGATGGTTGTGGCTTATTACTTCAAAAACCCGATTCATATTTCCGCTTAATTGCAGAAGAAAACCAATGGAACTTGGCTAAGCAATATGCCGTCGGTATGATGTTTCTCTCCAAAGATCCGGTCAAAGCCCAATCTGCAAAAGACATCATCCACCAAGAACTGTCTAAAGAAACGCTGACCATTTCTGGCTGGCGTGACGTGCCAACCAACGAAGACGTACTCGGCCCAATCGCGTTAAGTTCGCTACCCAATATTGTTCAGGTCTTTATCTCGGCACCGGCAGGTTGGCGGGAGCAAGATGTTGAACGACGTCTATACATCGCTAAGCGTCGCATTGAAAAACGCATTACGGAAGATCAAGACTTCTATATTTGTAGTTTATCGACTCAAGTGATCGTCTACAAAGGTCTATGCATGCCGGCCGATCTTCCGCGATTCTACCTCGATCTTGCCGATCTTCGTATGGAATCGTCGATCTGTTTGTTCCACCAGCGTTTCTCTACCAATACTCAGCCCCGTTGGCCATTGGCACAGCCTTTCCGCTACTTAGCGCACAATGGTGAGATCAACACCATTGAAGGCAACCGCCAATGGGCAAAGGCTCGCGCCTACAAATTTGCGTCACCACTCTTACCGGATCTACAAACTGCCGCTCCTTTCGTGAATGAAACGGGCTCAGACTCTTCGAGCCTAGATAACATGCTCGACCTATTCTTATCTGGTGGTATGGATATCTTCCGAGCTATGCGAATGCTGGTTCCGCCAGCATGGCAAAATCACCCAGATATGGATGCAGATCTGCGCGCCTTTTATGACTTCAACTCAAAACACATGGAGCCTTGGGATGGCCCTGCTGGTATCGTCCTTTCCGACGGTCGCTATGCGGCCTGTAACCTTGACCGCAATGGCTTACGCCCAGCACGTTACGTGATTACCAAAGACAACCTTATCACGCTGGCATCTGAAGTCGGTATATGGGATTACGCTCCAGATGAAGTAGCAGAGAAAGGGCGTGTCGGCCCAGGCGAACTGCTGGTTGTCGATACTCAAGAGGGCGAACTGTGGCATTCAGATGACATCGATAACGATCTCAAGAGCCGTCACCCATACCGCGAGTGGATGGAAAACAACGTCCACAAGTTAACGCCATTTAGCGCTCTCGAAGATGACCAAGTTGGCGAGCGCAGCTTTGATGAAACGGTGCTGAAGACCTATCAAAAACAGTTCGCTATGACCAACGAAGAGACCGATCAGGTTCTTCGCGTGCTTGGCGATATGGCTCAAGAAGCGGTTGGCTCCATGGGCGATGATACTCCAATGGCAGTGCTCTCCTCTAAAGAGCGCTTGGTGACTGACTACTTCCGTCAGAAGTTTGCTCAGGTCACCAACCCACCTATCGACCCACTGCGCGAAAAACACGTGATGTCGCTTGCAACCAGTGTCGGTCAAGAGATGAATGTGTTCTGTGAAACCGATGGCCACGCCTACCGTGTGACGTTCGATTCACCAGTACTGCTTTACTCTGATATGCAGCAACTCCTTGAGCTAAGTGACAAGCACTATCGCAACACGATCCTCGATATCAATTACGATCCAAATGAGAAAGATCTCAAACAAGCTCTGCTCGATCTCTGCGATCACGCGGAGACCGTCGTTAAAGAAGGGACGGTTCTGGTGGTGCTTTCCGATCGTGCCCTTGTTAAAGGCAAGTTGCCTATTCCAGCAGCTATGGCGGTTGGCGCGGTACAAACTCGATTGATTGACGCGAACCTTCGCTGCGATGCCAACATTATTGTTGAAACTGCAACCGCTCGTGACCCACATCAGTTTGCGGTTCTGCTTGGATTTGGCGCGACTGCTGTCTACCCTTACCTCGCTTATGAGGCGCTAGGAAAACTTGTTGATGATGGTGCCATTGATAAGAGCTACCGCAATGTGATGCAAAACTATCAGTATGGTATCAACAAGGGTCTGTATAAGATAATGTCAAAGATGGGTATCTCGACCATCGCCTCTTATCGCTGCTCACAGCTGTTTGAGGCGGTTGGTCTGCATCGTGATGTGGTCGACCTGTGCTTTACTGGCGTAACGACACGTATTCAAGGTGCAAGCTTTGAAGACTTCCAACAAGACTTGTTCAACCTATCTCGCAAGGCATGGGCAAAACGCAAACCCGTGGAACATGGCGGCCTGCTTAAATACGTTCACGATGGCGAATATCACGCCTACAACCCTGATGTCGTTGGTACGCTGCAACAAGCGGTGAAATCGGGCGAAGCCTCCGACTACAAGTCGTATGCCAAGCAAGTGAATGACCGCCCTGTCGCGATGCTACGTGACCTGATGCAGTTGAAAAAGGCGGACAACGCGCTGCCACTTGAGCAAATTGAACCTAACACGGAGCTGTTCAAACGCTTTGACTCAGCGGCAATGTCCATTGGCGCATTGAGCCCAGAAGCGCACGAAGCGCTTGCCATGGCAATGAACAAGCTTGGGGGCTATTCCAACTCTGGTGAGGGCGGCGAAGATCCCCGCCGCTTTGGAACTAACCGTAACTCTCGCATTAAGCAGATTGCCTCCGGCCGTTTTGGCGTGACGCCACACTACCTCACCAATGCCGACGTGCTGCAAATCAAAGTTGCGCAAGGGGCGAAACCCGGCGAAGGTGGCCAGCTGCCAGGACATAAAGTCACAGCGGAAATCGCTAAGCTGCGTCACTCAGTACAAGGGGTCACGCTTATTTCCCCACCTCCGCATCACGACATCTACTCTATTGAGGATTTAGCCCAGCTTATCTTCGATTTGAAGCAGGTTAATCCCGACGCGCTGGTATCGGTAAAACTGGTTTCCGAGCCGGGTGTCGGCACGATTGCCACAGGAGTTGCCAAGGCCTATGCCGATCTCATCACCATCTCAGGCTATGATGGTGGCACAGCAGCAAGTCCACTGACATCAGTGAAATACGCGGGTTGTCCTTGGGAACTCGGCCTTGCTGAAACGCAACAAGCTCTAGTGGCCAATAACCTGCGCCATAAGATCCGATTGCAAGTAGATGGGGGTTTAAAAACCGGCTTAGACGTTGTTAAAGCGGCCATCCTTGGTGCTGAAAGTTTCGGTTTCGGCACTGCACCTATGGTCGCGATGGGCTGTAAATTCTTACGAATCTGTCACCTGAACAACTGCGCGACGGGCGTTGCCACGCAAGATGAAACGCTGCGTAAAGAGTACTTCAAAGGTCTACCAGAAATGGTGGTCAACTACTTCACGGGACTTGCCGATGAAGTACGCGAACTGCTCGCTGAACTCGGGGTAGAAAAGCTCACTGACTTAATTGGTCGTACCGATTTATTAGAAGCTGTCGAAGGGATGACCGCGAAGCAATCCAAGCTCGATCTGTCGAACATTCTCGAAGCGCCAGTGTCTCCGCAATCTCATCCACTGTATTGGACTGAGCCAAATCAACCTTTTGATAAAGCAGAGCTTAACCAGAAGATTGTTGAGCAAACCAAAACGGCCGTTGAAAACAGATCCGGAGGCAGTTTCTACTTTGATGTCAGAAACACCGATCGCTCTGTTGGTGCGAGACTTTCTGGCAGTGTGGCTAAGCGCTATGGCAACCAAGGCATGGCGACCAGCCCAATCAAACTCTATCTCGATGGTACTGCAGGCCAATCCCTCGGCGTTTGGAACGCTGGTGGGGTGGAAATCTACCTAACGGGTGATGCCAATGACTATGTCGGTAAAGGCATGGCGGGCGGTAAGCTCGTTATCAAACCACACGTCGGTACTACTTTCACTTGTAACGATGCCACTATCGTCGGTAACACCTGTTTGTACGGCGCAACAGGCGGAAAATTGTATGCAGCAGGTACCGCTGGCGAGCGCTTTGGGGTGCGTAACTCAGGCACTATTGCTGTGATTGAGGGCGCCGGTGACAACGCTTGTGAATACATGACTGGCGGTATTGTCGCCATCCTTGGCGCTACGGGGGTTAACTTTGGCGCAGGTATGACTGGCGGCTTTGCTTATGTGATGGACAGTAACGACGACTTTGAAGGTCGCGTCAACACGGAATCAGTAGAAGCGATTTCGCTGTCTGATTTGTATATCCATCAAGAGCATCTGCGCGGCCTTATTGCTGAGCACCTAGAAGAGACAGGCTCAGTGCACGCCGAACACATTCTGGCGAACTTCGATGAATGGATTCCGAAGTTCTATCTCGTCAAGCCAAAAGCTGCGGATCTTCGCACCTTGCTTGGTCACCAAAGCCGAAGCGCTGCAGAGCTGCGCGTTCAAGCACAGTAA
- a CDS encoding glutamate synthase subunit beta yields MGKPTGFLEHGRELPGKLDPAVRIEDNKEFVLNEEFGDKINTQASRCMDCGVPFCHNGCPIGNIIPEFNDAVYRDSWEEAWRILSTTNNFPEFTGRVCPAPCESACVLGINQDPITICNIEKTIVETAYREGYAKPKTPRSRTGKTVAIIGSGPAGLSAAEQLNSAGHSVTVFERDEKVGGLLRFGIPDFKLGMDIIDRKINLMAEAGVEFKVNQHIGVDVNAAQLRQEFDVVLLTGGSTVPRDLPVPGRELNGVHFAMEFLAQNNRRANDMDLKGEEIHAKDKHIVVIGGGDTGSDCVGTSNRHKAASVTQVEIMPIPPEKRPANMPWPQYPMIMKTTTSHEEGCDRHWNILTKEFIGNDEGQVTGLRIADIVWQDAAPGERPGFDEVAGSERVIPCDMAFLAMGFLHPEPTGVLAQLDIKLDERGNVAAENFQTNQQGVFAAGDMRTGQSLVVRCINEGRECARAIDEYLMGNTNLEAKANSLMLSA; encoded by the coding sequence ATGGGTAAGCCTACTGGATTTTTAGAACATGGTCGCGAGCTTCCAGGGAAGCTCGACCCAGCAGTTCGTATTGAAGACAACAAAGAGTTCGTTCTTAACGAAGAGTTTGGCGATAAGATCAATACTCAGGCTTCTCGTTGTATGGATTGTGGCGTACCTTTCTGTCACAACGGTTGCCCTATCGGCAACATCATCCCTGAGTTTAACGATGCCGTGTATCGTGACAGCTGGGAAGAAGCTTGGCGCATCCTAAGCACAACAAACAACTTCCCAGAGTTTACAGGTCGTGTGTGTCCTGCTCCGTGTGAAAGTGCCTGTGTACTTGGTATTAACCAAGACCCAATCACTATCTGTAACATTGAGAAGACGATCGTTGAAACGGCTTACCGTGAAGGCTATGCGAAACCAAAAACGCCTCGCTCTCGTACGGGTAAAACGGTGGCTATCATTGGTTCAGGTCCTGCGGGCCTGTCTGCGGCTGAGCAGCTAAACAGCGCTGGTCACTCAGTGACAGTGTTTGAACGCGATGAGAAAGTCGGTGGGCTATTGCGCTTTGGTATTCCTGACTTCAAATTAGGCATGGATATCATTGACCGTAAGATCAACCTAATGGCTGAAGCGGGCGTTGAGTTCAAGGTTAACCAACACATCGGTGTTGATGTAAACGCTGCGCAGCTTCGTCAAGAGTTTGATGTTGTGCTGCTAACCGGTGGCTCTACTGTACCTCGCGACCTACCGGTTCCAGGACGTGAGCTGAACGGCGTTCACTTTGCGATGGAATTCCTAGCGCAAAACAACCGCCGTGCTAACGACATGGATCTGAAAGGTGAAGAGATCCACGCGAAAGATAAGCATATAGTGGTCATCGGTGGTGGTGATACTGGCTCTGACTGTGTAGGTACTTCTAACCGTCATAAAGCAGCAAGCGTCACTCAGGTAGAAATCATGCCAATTCCGCCAGAGAAGCGCCCAGCTAACATGCCTTGGCCGCAATACCCAATGATCATGAAGACCACAACTTCTCACGAAGAAGGCTGTGATCGTCATTGGAACATCCTAACCAAAGAGTTTATCGGTAACGATGAAGGTCAAGTAACGGGTCTTCGTATCGCTGATATCGTTTGGCAAGATGCCGCTCCAGGTGAGCGTCCTGGGTTTGATGAAGTAGCCGGCTCTGAACGTGTGATCCCATGTGACATGGCGTTCCTAGCAATGGGCTTCCTACACCCAGAACCTACCGGTGTGCTGGCTCAGCTTGACATCAAACTGGATGAGCGTGGCAACGTTGCTGCAGAGAACTTCCAAACTAACCAACAAGGTGTATTTGCCGCAGGTGACATGCGTACTGGCCAGTCTCTGGTTGTACGCTGTATCAACGAAGGCCGTGAGTGTGCGCGTGCTATCGATGAATACCTAATGGGCAACACTAACCTAGAAGCGAAAGCCAACTCGTTGATGCTTTCCGCTTAA